DNA sequence from the Selenomonadales bacterium genome:
AAGTAATTGCCCTGCGGTGGCTTTTAGAGCCATCGAGTAACACTAGTTGTGAAGGAGGGAATAGATATGCCAAGAAAAGGTCCGGTGCCAAAGCGCGATGTTTTGCCTGATCCCATCTACAACAGCAAGTTTGTCACTCGCTTTATCAACAAGCTGATGTATGACGGCAAGCGCGGTATTGCGCAAGGGATATTTTATGGCGCTATGGAACGTGTGCGCGAGAAGACCGGCAAGGGTGCCATGGAGG
Encoded proteins:
- a CDS encoding 30S ribosomal protein S7 (binds directly to 16S rRNA where it nucleates assembly of the head domain of the 30S subunit), encoding MPRKGPVPKRDVLPDPIYNSKFVTRFINKLMYDGKRGIAQGIFYGAMERVREKTGKGAME